The proteins below are encoded in one region of bacterium:
- a CDS encoding antibiotic biosynthesis monooxygenase: protein MLIKRICTLGFAALAFFATRALSQDPVPLYPKNYKVLLENDRVRVIDFVLRKGDTEDFHSHRPHVAYILTGFKIRFTFPDGRTVVRETKAGDVLFSEAVTHSPVNIGDSDAHGIMVELKEQSGMGMNGNNSEELLTAVTFIHGLEGKEEEMKNHLLSLTAPTLAEPGCLTYELYQSPEKKNEFMRYEVWRNDEALELHKMMPHLKASFELRKHQGWTTEITRWRRVRQ, encoded by the coding sequence ATGTTAATCAAAAGAATTTGTACATTGGGCTTCGCCGCGTTGGCGTTTTTTGCAACACGCGCGCTGAGCCAGGACCCGGTTCCGCTTTATCCGAAGAACTACAAGGTTCTCCTGGAAAACGATCGCGTGCGGGTGATCGACTTCGTTTTGAGGAAGGGTGACACCGAAGACTTCCACTCGCACCGGCCCCACGTGGCGTACATTCTCACCGGCTTCAAGATTCGCTTCACTTTTCCGGATGGCCGCACGGTGGTTCGCGAGACGAAAGCGGGCGACGTGCTGTTCAGCGAGGCGGTGACGCACTCGCCGGTGAACATCGGCGACAGCGATGCGCACGGAATTATGGTGGAGCTGAAAGAGCAGAGCGGAATGGGCATGAACGGAAATAATTCCGAGGAATTGCTGACCGCGGTGACGTTCATTCATGGCTTGGAGGGCAAGGAAGAAGAGATGAAGAATCATTTGCTCTCGCTCACGGCTCCAACGTTGGCTGAGCCGGGCTGCCTCACGTACGAGCTTTATCAATCACCGGAAAAGAAAAACGAGTTCATGCGCTACGAAGTCTGGCGCAACGACGAGGCGTTGGAGCTGCACAAGATGATGCCGCATCTGAAAGCTTCATTCGAATTGCGCAAGCACCAGGGTTGGACGACCGAAATCACGCGCTGGCGACGAGTCCGGCAATAG
- a CDS encoding DUF547 domain-containing protein, with translation MLILAALVNAQNPSAKFYSQTSSFFGKYVHEGRVNYAAIKKNPRAMQEIVTTLANFDLKSLTDANGEKAFWINAYNLLVISSVVSRYPVKSPLDISGFFDRAKHRVAGDSLTLNEIENDKLRKKFNDARIHFALVCAAKGCPTLLDYAYLSENLDEQLDLRARATLNDAAYVRVNSGARKVLLSEIFRWYEADFASGGRTVIDYMNQYRTEKIPIDFSIDLIPYDWTLNASSE, from the coding sequence TTGTTGATTCTTGCCGCATTGGTGAACGCGCAAAATCCTTCTGCAAAATTTTATTCTCAGACAAGCAGCTTTTTCGGCAAATACGTTCACGAAGGTCGGGTCAATTATGCGGCCATCAAAAAGAATCCGCGAGCAATGCAGGAAATTGTTACTACGCTGGCCAATTTTGACTTAAAAAGCCTGACTGACGCCAATGGCGAAAAGGCCTTCTGGATAAACGCCTATAATCTGCTGGTTATCAGCTCTGTGGTCAGCCGCTACCCCGTCAAATCTCCGTTGGACATTTCGGGTTTCTTTGATCGCGCCAAGCATCGCGTTGCCGGCGATTCGCTGACATTGAATGAAATTGAAAACGACAAGCTGCGCAAAAAATTCAATGACGCGCGCATTCATTTCGCGCTGGTGTGCGCGGCCAAAGGTTGTCCAACTCTGCTCGATTACGCATACCTCAGCGAGAATTTGGACGAGCAACTCGACTTGCGCGCCCGGGCGACACTCAACGATGCCGCGTACGTGCGCGTGAACTCCGGCGCCCGGAAGGTTCTTCTCTCGGAGATTTTCAGATGGTACGAGGCCGATTTCGCCAGCGGAGGGAGAACGGTTATCGACTACATGAATCAATATCGCACCGAGAAAATCCCAATTGATTTCTCGATCGACTTGATTCCTTACGATTGGACCTTGAATGCGTCTTCCGAATAG
- a CDS encoding DM13 domain-containing protein, producing MQHLKRFLLTTALFLVACVGTDFIAEPAMTVPARIVIAPTNTAVEVGKTTGFQAVYYDNQGIQIPDVALQWSSSDPNIASIDTTGQASGHDTGQTKITARARGVTSGAAILTVVANPNQVARVVVVPDSGNIGIGEMLQFAAIAQNLNGQVLSGRSVNWRSSDATIATVSSTGLATGFKPGGVNIIATVEGVESSAVRLTILGTSRSGTFTGNPNTSYNVSGTATLEQQANGSLVLRLGSDFSSSNGPRLEVFLSTTSTVGSNSLNLGRLQRTSGAQSYNVPAGVPLTTYNWVIIHCVPFNVTFGHAQLR from the coding sequence GTGCAACACCTAAAACGCTTTCTCTTAACAACCGCCCTTTTTCTGGTGGCCTGCGTTGGCACTGATTTCATCGCGGAGCCGGCCATGACGGTGCCGGCACGGATAGTCATCGCTCCAACGAACACGGCCGTGGAGGTGGGCAAAACCACCGGCTTTCAGGCCGTCTACTATGACAACCAGGGAATTCAAATTCCTGATGTCGCGTTGCAGTGGAGCAGCTCCGATCCGAACATTGCTTCGATAGACACCACCGGCCAGGCCTCGGGCCACGACACCGGTCAAACGAAAATCACCGCCCGTGCGCGTGGGGTGACGAGCGGCGCGGCCATCCTGACGGTGGTGGCCAACCCCAATCAAGTTGCCCGTGTCGTCGTTGTGCCGGACAGTGGCAACATCGGTATTGGCGAAATGCTGCAATTCGCGGCCATCGCCCAAAACTTGAACGGCCAGGTGTTGAGCGGCAGATCTGTCAATTGGCGCAGCTCGGATGCAACCATCGCGACGGTGAGCAGCACCGGTTTGGCAACCGGTTTCAAGCCAGGCGGAGTGAATATCATCGCGACAGTCGAAGGCGTCGAAAGTTCGGCAGTTCGTCTCACCATTTTGGGAACAAGCCGTAGCGGCACGTTTACTGGAAATCCCAACACCTCTTATAACGTCAGCGGCACGGCCACGCTCGAGCAACAGGCGAATGGCAGTCTCGTCCTGCGATTGGGCAGCGATTTCAGCAGCAGCAATGGCCCGCGACTCGAAGTTTTTCTCTCTACCACCAGCACCGTTGGCAGCAACAGTCTCAATCTTGGCCGGCTGCAGCGAACTTCCGGCGCGCAGAGTTACAACGTGCCGGCCGGCGTGCCGCTGACAACTTACAACTGGGTGATCATTCACTGCGTGCCGTTCAATGTAACATTTGGCCATGCGCAGTTGCGATAG